In Aestuariibaculum lutulentum, one DNA window encodes the following:
- a CDS encoding LytR/AlgR family response regulator transcription factor produces MKIKCLIIDDEPLAVNVIKNYLEQIDNYEIAETFNNAIDGLNFLKNNNVDVIFLDINMPVLDGINFIKSLENPPLIIITSAYDEYALETYELDVLDYLVKPIEMPRFMKTLNKITKRLENAKKIPVSANKETPFIFIKIDKKKMKKIFLNEILIIESLKDYLKIKTFSGSYIVHYTLKDFTNLLPPGDFIRIHRSYTVAIDKIDALEGNSVEIEGLRYVIGRSYIDEVKQKILDASV; encoded by the coding sequence ATGAAAATTAAATGCTTGATAATTGATGACGAGCCGTTAGCTGTAAATGTGATTAAAAATTATCTGGAGCAAATAGATAATTATGAAATTGCAGAAACTTTTAACAATGCGATCGATGGATTAAATTTTCTTAAAAACAACAATGTTGATGTTATTTTTCTTGATATTAATATGCCTGTTCTTGATGGTATTAATTTCATTAAAAGCTTAGAAAATCCACCATTAATTATTATTACCAGTGCTTATGATGAATATGCCTTGGAAACTTATGAGTTAGATGTTTTAGACTATCTGGTAAAGCCTATTGAAATGCCTAGGTTTATGAAAACCTTAAATAAAATTACCAAACGTCTTGAAAACGCAAAAAAAATACCGGTTAGCGCTAATAAAGAAACTCCTTTTATCTTTATTAAAATAGATAAAAAGAAAATGAAGAAAATTTTTCTTAATGAAATTTTAATCATTGAAAGTTTAAAAGATTACTTAAAAATAAAAACATTTTCTGGCTCTTACATCGTCCATTATACCTTAAAGGATTTTACAAACTTACTGCCTCCAGGCGATTTTATTAGAATTCACAGATCTTACACTGTAGCTATCGACAAAATTGATGCTTTAGAGGGAAATAGTGTGGAAATTGAAGGTTTAAGATATGTTATTGGACGCTCTTATATTGATGAAGTAAAGCAAAAAATTTTAGACGCTTCTGTTTAG
- the nagB gene encoding glucosamine-6-phosphate deaminase — MINTVINKSKEISYSEAGKFEETRFEKIHNVIFESSQEASVLVAHEIANLIRRKEELDEICVLGLATGSSPVKVYEELVRMHREEGLSFKNVVTFNLDEYYPLDKDNIQSYYYFMHDHLFNHVDILHENINIPDGTVSDQDLHQYCIDYEMKIQSYGGIDFQLLGIGRTGHIGFNEPGSHINSGTRAINLDYITRVDAAPAFLGLKNVPRKAITMGVGTVRKAKRIVLLAWGINKAGIVKEAIEGEISSHVPATYLQEHNNTTFVLDVEASYELTRVKTPWLVKSCRWNDELKCKAVIWLSELTGKPFLKLTDKDYNDNGMSSILTEEGSAYNLNIKMFNKMQHTITGWPGGKPNVDDSCRPERSEPAKKRVIIFSPHPDDDVISMGGTFARLVEQGHEVHVAYQTSGNIAVSNEEALKFVEVSKVLNSDSAEVDSIIHFLKNKSQNDIDTLEVRKLKTTIRKCESLAATRYVGLSDDNVHFLELPFYETGTIKKGKLTETDIKIMCDLIDDIKPHQIYAAGDLADPHGTHKVCLDALFEALKILKPESYMNDCWVWLYRGAWHEWEPYQIDMAVPMSPDQVLKKRQSIFYHQSQKDGVMFQGDDNREFWVRAEDRNRETAKKYKDLGLADYEAIEAFKRFYF, encoded by the coding sequence ATGATTAATACGGTAATAAATAAATCTAAGGAAATAAGTTACAGCGAGGCTGGTAAGTTTGAAGAAACGCGATTTGAAAAAATTCACAATGTTATTTTTGAATCGTCGCAAGAAGCATCGGTTTTAGTAGCACACGAAATAGCAAACTTAATTCGTCGTAAAGAAGAACTAGATGAAATCTGTGTGTTAGGGTTGGCAACTGGTTCTTCACCTGTAAAGGTATATGAGGAATTGGTAAGAATGCACCGTGAGGAAGGATTGAGTTTTAAAAATGTGGTAACTTTTAACTTAGATGAGTATTATCCTTTGGATAAAGATAATATTCAGAGTTACTATTATTTTATGCATGATCATCTTTTTAACCATGTCGATATTTTACATGAGAATATTAATATTCCAGATGGTACTGTAAGTGATCAGGACTTGCATCAGTATTGTATTGATTATGAAATGAAAATTCAATCTTATGGAGGTATCGATTTTCAGTTGTTAGGAATAGGAAGAACAGGGCATATCGGATTTAATGAGCCAGGTTCTCATATAAATTCAGGAACCAGAGCAATTAATTTAGATTATATAACGCGAGTAGATGCAGCTCCTGCTTTTTTAGGATTAAAAAATGTACCTAGAAAGGCAATAACGATGGGAGTAGGAACGGTAAGGAAAGCTAAGCGCATTGTACTTTTAGCTTGGGGTATCAATAAAGCGGGTATTGTTAAGGAAGCCATAGAAGGAGAAATATCTTCACACGTTCCTGCTACATATTTACAAGAACATAATAATACCACATTTGTACTTGATGTTGAAGCGTCGTATGAGTTAACAAGGGTAAAAACGCCTTGGTTGGTGAAATCTTGTAGATGGAATGATGAATTGAAGTGTAAGGCCGTAATTTGGTTAAGTGAGCTAACGGGAAAACCATTTTTAAAACTTACGGACAAGGATTATAATGATAATGGCATGTCCAGCATATTAACCGAAGAAGGTTCTGCTTATAATTTGAACATAAAAATGTTTAATAAAATGCAGCATACCATTACAGGTTGGCCAGGAGGAAAACCAAATGTGGATGATAGTTGCAGACCAGAACGATCCGAGCCTGCTAAAAAGCGAGTGATTATTTTCAGTCCGCACCCAGATGATGATGTCATATCTATGGGCGGAACCTTTGCGCGATTAGTAGAACAAGGGCATGAAGTTCACGTGGCATATCAAACTTCAGGAAATATAGCGGTGTCTAATGAGGAAGCCTTAAAATTTGTAGAAGTTTCTAAAGTGTTGAATTCAGATTCAGCCGAAGTAGATAGTATTATTCATTTTTTAAAGAATAAATCTCAAAATGATATAGATACTCTTGAGGTAAGAAAATTAAAAACTACAATTAGAAAATGTGAGTCCTTAGCGGCTACAAGATATGTAGGTTTATCAGACGATAATGTTCACTTTTTAGAACTTCCGTTTTATGAGACAGGAACCATAAAAAAAGGGAAGCTTACTGAAACGGATATTAAAATTATGTGCGATTTAATAGATGATATTAAGCCACATCAAATTTATGCAGCAGGTGATTTGGCAGATCCACACGGAACTCATAAAGTGTGTTTAGATGCTTTGTTTGAAGCTTTAAAAATATTAAAGCCAGAAAGTTATATGAACGATTGCTGGGTGTGGTTATATCGTGGTGCATGGCACGAATGGGAACCTTACCAGATAGATATGGCTGTTCCTATGAGTCCGGATCAGGTGCTTAAAAAACGTCAGTCTATATTCTATCACCAATCACAAAAAGATGGTGTCATGTTTCAAGGTGATGATAATCGTGAGTTTTGGGTGCGTGCTGAAGACAGAAATCGCGAAACAGCAAAAAAATATAAAGACCTTGGTTTAGCAGATTACGAGGCAATAGAAGCGTTTAAACGCTTCTATTTTTAA
- a CDS encoding sensor histidine kinase produces the protein MVLVKYNLTYWLVSHNVWPEGPEATDKLSLNYTIDMMIGELYVITFVTAIKITLDYLKEHKRVALLEKTQLETELRFLKTQVSPHFFFNTLNNIYSLSVEKSNKTPRMILKLSELMRYLLYETRERRQTLEKEIIYIQNYLDLERVRYDENLEVNMYISGDIQDKKIAPILLLTFIENAFKHGADKNIGKVKININFKIIENFLYFTVTNPLPQISEHQKPNKKAGGIGLVNAKKRLELGYNKNDYKLSIKQKKNKFVVKLKIKVA, from the coding sequence ATGGTCCTAGTAAAGTACAATTTAACCTATTGGCTGGTTAGCCATAATGTATGGCCCGAAGGTCCTGAAGCTACCGACAAGCTAAGTTTAAATTACACTATAGATATGATGATTGGGGAGCTTTATGTCATCACTTTTGTTACCGCTATAAAAATAACTTTAGACTACCTCAAAGAACATAAGCGTGTAGCACTTTTAGAAAAAACCCAATTAGAAACAGAACTGCGTTTTTTAAAAACTCAGGTTTCTCCGCATTTCTTTTTTAACACTTTAAATAACATCTATTCATTATCAGTAGAAAAATCGAACAAAACACCTCGAATGATTTTAAAACTTTCTGAATTGATGCGTTATCTCCTTTATGAAACACGAGAAAGGCGACAAACTTTAGAAAAGGAAATTATATATATTCAAAATTATCTGGATTTAGAGCGTGTTAGATATGATGAGAATTTAGAAGTTAATATGTACATATCCGGTGACATTCAAGACAAGAAAATCGCACCTATTCTTTTATTAACTTTTATTGAAAACGCCTTTAAACACGGGGCTGACAAGAATATTGGCAAAGTAAAAATAAACATCAACTTTAAGATTATAGAAAATTTTCTTTACTTTACCGTCACCAACCCATTACCTCAAATTAGTGAGCATCAAAAACCGAATAAAAAAGCCGGCGGAATTGGATTGGTAAACGCAAAAAAAAGATTGGAATTAGGCTACAATAAAAACGATTACAAACTTTCAATAAAGCAAAAAAAGAACAAATTTGTTGTTAAACTAAAGATTAAAGTTGCTTAA
- a CDS encoding sodium:solute symporter family protein, whose amino-acid sequence MDIIDISIIVSYVLITVGVGVWISKKASQGLDHYFLGGKSIKWYYLGLSNGSGMFDVSGTAWMVGILFLYGVKSFMFMWLWPIWNQIFVMMFLAVWIRRSKVMTGSEWILTRFGNDKAGKASHIIVAIFAIISAIGFIAYFFEGVGKFLTIILPWDLTAQIGETVLFTSTQSYALIIILLTTIYTIKGGMFSVVATEVLQYLIMVVAGLLVASYTLITFTDFEITSIISEEWKNIFFGWELGPQWSDKYQAFNDLIDSEGYKMFGAFIGMSLFKGFFASIAGPTPSYDLQRILSTKTVKEAAYMSGFTNLILFIPRYLLIGGIVVIALVVLSPEMNNGALTGGDLEIILPKVINFHVPVGIKGLLLAGLLAAFMSTFSAFVNAGPAYIVNDIYKKYFKPVADSSHYIKVSHLASLVIVLLGVLMGFFADSINSLTLWITSSLFGGYVAANFLKWVWWRFNGWGYFWGMLAGLIIASFQFVLDQNKMNFDVEGVWYQLATMPSIYLFPIIFGFSLLGSLLGTCFSKPTDEAVLKSFYTNVRPWGWWKPVYKKLKAEDASFEKNNEFFSDMLNCIIGIVWQSSMIVLPIFLLIRDYPKTIISLVVFVITSIILKYTWLNKVNKITD is encoded by the coding sequence ATGGATATAATAGATATAAGTATTATTGTCTCCTACGTTTTAATAACCGTAGGAGTAGGAGTCTGGATTTCAAAAAAGGCTTCACAGGGGTTAGATCATTATTTTTTAGGTGGAAAATCCATTAAATGGTATTACTTAGGTTTAAGTAATGGCTCCGGAATGTTTGATGTCTCTGGAACGGCCTGGATGGTTGGAATTTTATTCCTGTATGGTGTTAAAAGCTTCATGTTTATGTGGCTTTGGCCTATCTGGAATCAGATTTTCGTTATGATGTTCCTGGCAGTTTGGATTCGCCGTTCAAAAGTAATGACAGGTTCTGAATGGATTTTAACACGCTTCGGAAATGATAAAGCCGGAAAAGCATCTCATATTATTGTGGCTATTTTTGCTATTATTTCAGCCATTGGTTTTATAGCTTATTTCTTTGAAGGTGTAGGAAAGTTTTTAACCATTATTTTACCTTGGGATTTAACTGCGCAAATAGGTGAAACAGTATTGTTTACATCCACCCAATCTTACGCATTAATCATTATTTTACTAACGACAATTTATACCATAAAAGGGGGGATGTTTTCTGTTGTGGCAACAGAGGTTCTTCAGTATTTAATAATGGTTGTGGCAGGTCTTCTTGTGGCGAGTTATACGTTAATTACCTTTACAGATTTCGAAATAACGTCTATCATTTCAGAAGAATGGAAAAACATTTTCTTTGGATGGGAATTAGGTCCGCAGTGGAGTGATAAATATCAGGCGTTTAACGATTTAATAGACTCTGAAGGCTATAAAATGTTCGGTGCTTTTATTGGTATGTCTTTGTTTAAAGGCTTCTTTGCAAGTATTGCAGGACCAACGCCGAGTTACGATTTACAACGTATTCTTTCTACAAAAACGGTTAAAGAAGCAGCGTATATGTCTGGCTTTACGAATTTGATTTTATTTATTCCAAGGTATTTATTAATTGGTGGAATTGTAGTTATAGCATTGGTTGTTTTATCTCCGGAAATGAATAATGGCGCCTTGACAGGTGGCGATTTAGAAATTATTCTACCAAAAGTGATTAATTTTCATGTTCCTGTTGGGATAAAAGGCTTGCTGTTGGCTGGTTTATTAGCAGCTTTTATGTCTACGTTTTCAGCCTTTGTAAATGCTGGTCCAGCGTACATAGTTAACGATATTTATAAAAAATATTTTAAACCAGTTGCTGATAGTTCGCACTATATAAAAGTGAGTCATTTGGCTTCTTTGGTTATTGTTTTGCTGGGGGTTTTAATGGGCTTTTTTGCGGACTCTATTAACTCTTTGACCTTGTGGATAACAAGTTCGTTATTTGGTGGTTATGTAGCAGCTAATTTTCTGAAATGGGTTTGGTGGCGCTTTAATGGCTGGGGCTATTTCTGGGGTATGTTAGCAGGTCTTATAATAGCGTCATTTCAATTTGTATTAGATCAGAATAAAATGAATTTTGATGTAGAGGGTGTATGGTATCAATTAGCAACCATGCCATCAATCTACTTATTCCCAATCATCTTTGGTTTTTCATTATTAGGTAGTTTATTAGGAACCTGTTTTTCAAAACCTACTGATGAAGCGGTTCTAAAATCGTTCTACACCAATGTTAGACCTTGGGGTTGGTGGAAACCTGTATATAAAAAATTAAAAGCAGAAGATGCGTCTTTTGAGAAAAATAATGAGTTTTTTAGCGATATGTTAAATTGTATTATTGGGATTGTATGGCAATCGAGTATGATTGTTTTGCCAATATTTCTTTTAATACGCGATTATCCTAAAACAATCATATCGTTAGTTGTATTTGTAATTACCTCAATAATTTTAAAATACACCTGGTTAAATAAAGTGAATAAAATAACAGATTAA
- a CDS encoding GH92 family glycosyl hydrolase, whose translation MKNVSVIVLLVGLFVSCGDNVTNKTMTSKILSDKVDPFIGTGGHGHTYPGATVPFGMLQVSPINGISKWDWCSGYHYSDSIAVGFSHLSLSGTGIGDLADILFMPINKEVDLSVYPKSRDSITYKSKYSHSNETAKPGYYQLYLDDHNINVELTTAKRTGYHKYTFNPGDSQSVIVDLGFTLNWDRTVETIITVEDEHTISGYRYSKGWAPNQKVFFVAKFSKPITGKNVFADGSKIEGNKVEGEKTAIQLFFDNADSNELFAKVALSSVSIENAKGNIEDGGFEFEAVKSTADKSWNSALKSIEVESSVDSLETIFYTAMYHAQVAPVTFSDANGEFRLETDSIVTAKDYTAYSTLSLWDTFRAEQPLLTLIAPKNVSDIINSMLAYYETKKILPVWTLYANETNTMTGYHSIPVIVEAYLKGIKGFDAEKAFEAMKNTMMQDERGLKYYKEFGYIPYTSIDESVTITLEYAYDDWCVAQMAKALGKTEDYNFFLKRSEAYKHLLDTETGFMRGKSEDGKSWNEPFDPKYSNHRVQTDYTEGNAWQHSWFVPHAVKELAELHGGEDVFTSRLEQLFTESSEITGTHTSADISGLIGQYAHGNEPSHHIAYMFNDANKPWRTQYWVRHILDTQYNTTPNGLSGNEDCGQMSAWYVFSSIGLYPMNPASAEYEIGSPIFDKTTLNLANGKTFTIEAENVSDKNIYIQSATLNGEDFNDTSIAHKTILEGGTLHFVMGPNPNKNWGIKK comes from the coding sequence ATGAAAAACGTATCGGTAATTGTTTTATTAGTTGGTCTTTTTGTGAGCTGCGGAGACAATGTTACTAATAAAACCATGACTAGCAAAATTTTAAGTGATAAAGTAGATCCGTTTATTGGCACAGGAGGACATGGGCATACATACCCAGGAGCAACAGTGCCTTTTGGAATGTTGCAGGTAAGTCCTATAAATGGTATAAGTAAATGGGACTGGTGCTCAGGGTATCATTATTCAGATTCCATTGCCGTAGGATTTAGTCACTTAAGTTTAAGCGGAACAGGAATTGGAGATTTAGCCGATATTTTATTCATGCCGATAAATAAAGAAGTGGATCTTTCGGTTTATCCAAAATCGAGAGACAGCATTACGTATAAATCAAAATACAGTCATTCAAATGAAACAGCCAAGCCAGGTTATTATCAATTGTATTTGGATGATCACAATATAAATGTAGAATTAACAACGGCTAAACGCACAGGGTATCATAAGTATACATTCAATCCTGGTGATTCACAATCGGTTATTGTCGATTTAGGGTTTACTTTAAACTGGGATAGAACGGTTGAGACTATTATTACTGTTGAAGATGAACATACCATTTCTGGTTACCGATACAGTAAGGGATGGGCGCCTAATCAAAAAGTGTTTTTTGTAGCGAAGTTTTCAAAACCTATTACTGGTAAAAATGTATTTGCTGATGGCTCTAAAATTGAAGGGAATAAAGTTGAAGGAGAAAAAACAGCCATTCAGCTATTTTTCGATAATGCTGACTCTAATGAGCTTTTTGCAAAAGTAGCCTTGTCCTCTGTTAGTATTGAAAATGCTAAAGGAAACATAGAAGATGGTGGTTTTGAATTTGAAGCAGTTAAATCTACTGCAGATAAAAGCTGGAATAGCGCTTTAAAATCTATTGAAGTTGAAAGCTCAGTAGATTCATTGGAAACCATTTTTTATACCGCCATGTATCATGCTCAAGTAGCTCCGGTAACTTTTAGTGATGCTAATGGGGAGTTTAGATTAGAAACAGACAGCATTGTAACAGCGAAAGATTATACAGCATATTCTACATTGTCGCTTTGGGATACCTTTAGAGCAGAGCAACCATTGTTAACTTTAATAGCGCCTAAAAATGTCTCGGATATCATTAATTCGATGCTGGCATATTATGAAACAAAGAAGATTTTACCGGTATGGACACTTTATGCCAATGAAACGAATACTATGACAGGGTATCATTCCATTCCTGTAATTGTTGAAGCTTACTTAAAAGGTATTAAAGGTTTTGATGCTGAAAAGGCGTTTGAAGCGATGAAAAATACCATGATGCAGGATGAACGTGGTTTAAAATATTATAAAGAATTCGGATATATTCCGTACACGTCAATAGACGAATCGGTTACTATTACTTTAGAATATGCTTACGACGACTGGTGTGTGGCGCAAATGGCAAAAGCCCTTGGTAAAACAGAAGATTATAATTTCTTTTTAAAACGTTCTGAAGCTTATAAACACTTATTAGATACCGAAACCGGATTTATGCGTGGAAAATCTGAAGATGGTAAATCTTGGAACGAGCCATTCGATCCGAAATACTCAAACCATAGAGTTCAAACCGATTATACCGAAGGTAATGCCTGGCAACATAGCTGGTTTGTACCTCATGCTGTTAAGGAATTAGCAGAGTTGCATGGTGGTGAAGATGTATTTACTTCGCGTTTAGAGCAACTTTTCACTGAAAGTTCTGAGATTACAGGGACTCACACCTCGGCAGATATTTCAGGTTTAATTGGTCAGTACGCACATGGTAACGAGCCAAGTCATCACATTGCTTATATGTTTAACGATGCCAATAAACCATGGAGAACACAATATTGGGTACGTCATATTTTAGATACGCAATACAATACAACGCCTAATGGATTAAGTGGTAATGAAGATTGCGGGCAAATGTCGGCTTGGTATGTATTTAGTTCCATTGGTCTTTACCCAATGAATCCGGCTTCAGCTGAATACGAAATTGGAAGTCCGATTTTCGACAAGACCACCTTGAATTTAGCAAACGGAAAAACATTCACCATTGAAGCAGAAAACGTTTCCGATAAGAATATTTACATTCAATCGGCAACCTTAAATGGTGAAGATTTCAACGACACATCAATAGCCCATAAAACAATTTTAGAAGGAGGTACTTTACATTTCGTAATGGGACCAAATCCAAATAAAAACTGGGGAATTAAAAAATAG
- a CDS encoding alpha-L-fucosidase has protein sequence MNYKGLLIIMLVFFQLYSCKDAVAQPKAYGPTPSEKQLKWHEMEFYAFVHFSLNTFTNKEWGYGDESPELFNPTELDAKQWARVAKEAGMKGIIITAKHHDGFCLWPSEYTERSVKNSPWKDGKGDVVKELAEACKEYGLKLGIYLSPWDRNHPGYGKEEYITYFRNQLKELLTNYGDVFEMWFDGANGGDGYYGGANETRKINTLEYYDWDETYKMIYDISPNTLVWGIGPSEARWIGNERGRAGKTNWCLLRQKDELAGKVHYSEFMNGHEDGEKWVPGEADVSIRSGWFYHESEDDKVRPLEEMVDIYYESIGRNANLLLNLPVDKRGLVNENDIARLKELTAVIKADFKEELLANSKVSADNIRGNSETYSTDNLVDDNKETYWATDDSISTASVLFEFEKPTKLNRLELQEYIKLGQRVKAFNVEVKVNGKWQTIASETTIGYKRILRLPRVTAEALRVNFTESKSSLVISAIKAYNAPTLVTMPKVTRDKSGEITIEAEGDNIIYYTLDGTEPTVDSQLYSKSIKAPQAVTLKVMSYNEEEGVSSKVKTVNYGKVKGKWKVISSSAKDFKSADRTIDGDSNTFWTFGENNPDNPQEIVIDMKETIRIKGFSYFPKQLGHDLNLISQYEFYTSTDNKLWVKQSEGEFSNIKNNPVEQVKTFNSVKARYIKFVAKSGIDDKHIFSIAELDVQETLEN, from the coding sequence ATGAATTACAAAGGCTTATTGATTATTATGCTAGTATTTTTTCAACTATACAGTTGTAAAGACGCAGTTGCGCAGCCAAAAGCATATGGTCCAACACCTTCTGAAAAACAATTGAAATGGCATGAAATGGAGTTTTACGCCTTCGTCCATTTTTCTTTAAACACCTTTACTAATAAAGAATGGGGTTACGGAGATGAATCTCCTGAATTATTTAATCCAACAGAATTGGATGCCAAACAATGGGCTAGAGTAGCAAAGGAAGCGGGTATGAAAGGGATTATCATAACAGCAAAGCATCACGACGGATTTTGTTTGTGGCCATCAGAATACACAGAGCGTTCTGTTAAAAATTCACCATGGAAAGATGGTAAAGGCGATGTAGTTAAAGAGTTGGCTGAAGCTTGTAAGGAATATGGTTTAAAACTAGGTATCTATTTATCGCCATGGGATAGGAATCACCCAGGTTACGGAAAAGAAGAGTATATCACATATTTCAGAAATCAGTTAAAGGAATTGTTAACCAATTACGGTGATGTTTTCGAGATGTGGTTTGATGGAGCTAATGGTGGTGATGGTTATTACGGAGGAGCTAATGAAACAAGAAAAATAAATACTTTAGAGTATTACGACTGGGATGAAACCTATAAAATGATTTACGATATTTCTCCCAACACTTTGGTTTGGGGTATTGGGCCATCAGAAGCACGTTGGATAGGGAATGAAAGAGGAAGAGCAGGAAAAACCAATTGGTGTTTATTACGACAAAAAGATGAGTTAGCGGGTAAAGTCCATTATTCCGAATTTATGAATGGCCATGAAGACGGTGAAAAATGGGTACCAGGAGAAGCCGATGTATCAATTCGTTCGGGGTGGTTTTATCATGAATCTGAAGACGATAAAGTCAGACCACTAGAAGAAATGGTGGATATCTATTACGAGTCGATTGGAAGAAATGCAAATCTGTTACTTAATCTTCCAGTAGATAAGCGCGGACTTGTTAATGAAAATGACATAGCCAGATTAAAGGAACTTACCGCGGTAATTAAAGCAGATTTCAAAGAAGAACTTTTAGCGAACAGTAAAGTTTCAGCTGATAATATTCGAGGTAATAGCGAAACATATTCCACAGACAACTTAGTAGATGATAATAAAGAAACCTATTGGGCTACTGATGATAGTATAAGCACAGCTTCAGTTCTATTTGAATTTGAAAAACCAACGAAATTAAATCGATTAGAATTACAGGAGTATATTAAGTTAGGTCAGCGAGTAAAAGCATTTAATGTTGAAGTTAAAGTAAACGGCAAGTGGCAAACTATAGCAAGCGAAACGACTATTGGTTACAAAAGAATCTTGCGTTTACCAAGAGTGACAGCAGAAGCTCTTAGGGTAAATTTTACAGAGTCTAAATCAAGTTTAGTTATTTCTGCCATTAAAGCATATAACGCACCAACTTTAGTAACCATGCCTAAAGTTACGCGTGATAAATCAGGAGAGATAACAATTGAAGCTGAAGGCGATAATATAATTTACTATACCCTGGACGGAACGGAGCCAACAGTGGATAGTCAACTTTATTCAAAATCCATTAAAGCGCCACAGGCGGTTACATTAAAAGTTATGTCTTATAATGAAGAAGAAGGTGTAAGTAGTAAGGTGAAAACTGTAAATTATGGAAAGGTTAAAGGAAAATGGAAAGTGATTTCCAGTTCAGCAAAGGATTTTAAATCTGCAGACAGAACTATTGATGGTGATAGCAATACATTTTGGACTTTTGGAGAAAACAATCCAGATAACCCACAAGAAATTGTAATTGATATGAAAGAGACTATAAGGATTAAAGGGTTTTCTTATTTTCCTAAGCAGTTGGGGCATGATTTAAATTTAATTTCTCAATACGAGTTTTATACAAGCACAGATAATAAACTCTGGGTAAAACAATCTGAGGGAGAGTTTTCCAACATTAAGAATAATCCGGTGGAGCAAGTAAAAACATTTAATAGTGTAAAGGCTCGATACATAAAATTTGTTGCAAAATCAGGGATTGATGACAAGCATATTTTTTCAATAGCTGAATTAGATGTACAGGAAACATTAGAAAACTAA